DNA from Papio anubis isolate 15944 chromosome 1, Panubis1.0, whole genome shotgun sequence:
TGCCTGACCACAGAACTAGCTCTTTCTGTGACATCTAACCTAAACCCCGCAGTCCTAAGTCCTGACACGTATGACAAGATGCTGCCACCTGGTGGCTACAGAATAGATTTAATGGCTAGGAAGTCTTTCATGCTAGCTGGTGGAACTGGCAATAGGGAGAGATAGGGAAGCAGGaatgaggagaaaacaaaaattaagaaacaggaaaaggagCTCCATCTCTAAGATGGAGGCAGAAAAAAAGGGACTATTGTCTAAATGAGACTGGAGAGTCCCTACAGGAAAATGGCTTCCCTCTCCTTCATTCTGAGACTAGAAACAAGAGGAAAGAGGCTATAGCTTGTATTGAGGGAAATGCAagactgaggagaaaaaaaagcaggtCTAGCTGATCTCAACTTAGCAAGCTAAAATAATAGTAGCCTGGTGTCAGCGGCCACCCAAGCAACTGCATGCTCCTAGTTTCCACTTGGGGAATCCATGTGATTTTGGGGAGGCTGACCCCACCCTTTTCCCCAAAGGTGTAGTCCATGGTGTGGAATAAGCAAATTAGCATGTACCATCCTCCTGGCCACAATGATTGGTCAGGGGTGGACATGTGACCCAGGCCTAATCAGTGTGAATGTTGGGGCTTTTGCTGAGATTTCTGGTACAAAGATGCCTTCTTTTTCTGATTGGACATAAATGGGGAAACGTGTAATCCTAGGAATGCTAGCAGCCATTAAGTGGCCCAGACTTAAGATGGTCCTACAGAAGACgcaacagtgagaaaaaaaatcagtctggTATTTAGAGACATACTGAGCTACTGGGTCAGGCTTCACCTGGAGCCAGCACTACCTATGGACTTTCCAGTTACATGAACCAATAAACCCTTTTTATTTTAAGCCAGTTTGAATTAGGTTTTCTGTGATTTAAAACCAAAAGATCCCTAACCTATACATTCATCATAGCCCATTCCTACCTTCCCACAGGATAGCACAGGGAATACAGGTAAGGTCACTACAGATTTATTGGTTATACTAAAGCCAAGGGTATCAAGCTGAAAAGGTCAGAGGCAGCAACCAGGTACTAAGTAGACTGGATGACTCAGCTGTCTGTACAGAAGAGAATGGACTTCTTTAGGAAAAGAATAGCCAAATGAGAAGCAAGTGCAGAGAAGGGCCTCCACTAGGCAAAGTTAATGTAGGGATATAAACACTCTTCCCCACAGACCTATATCATGGGGGTGTTGCTTTGGGGTCTTTATGCTCCTGGGATAAGGAATTTTGAAGCACATGCTCCTTTAAGTCTTTATTACCCTGTGGTGCAGTGCCTACCTCTCCCTTTGCCAAAGGAAAAGCCTCCTTTTGGCTTCTGCTGCCTCTGATGACACTCACTTTTGAGGGGACCAAGGGAATTTTATCTTCTGCTTCTTTGGTATGCCGGGAACTGGGGCCCCTTCCTCCTTTGAAAACAGTACCATCTTCCTGACCCTGGGCAAGCACTGCCCCCTTTTCAGCCTCTCCCATTGGCCCTGGCCTTTCTGCCCCTCCAGCTGAGTTGCCTTCCCCTCCTAAGCCCCATGTCTCCCATGGTAACCTTGAGGACTGGACAGAGTCCACGGCAGCTGCTGACTTCTGAGGGGTAGAATTCCTTTCCCCACTTCCACCTGACTTTTTTCGAGGGCGCCCCCGTTTCCTTTTGGCATCACTTGCTGTATCCTCTATATCCTGCTTTGCTGCTTTAGCTGGTGGATCCTGCCCACTGGCCTCACTCACAAGTACTTCAGCTGTCCTCTTGACACCCTTGTCATGTGGTCCTGGGTCACCACCTATGCCTACCTCTCTGTTCTCTGTGCCTCGGGGCTGAGTGAGTCCCCCAGGTGGAGCtcgcccaggcccaggcccaggcccaggtccAGGTCCAGGCAAAGCAGGAACAGTTGGTAAGATCATGTTAATGATGGGTACAGCTGCTGAGGGTGCCCCGGCCCTACTAGACAGAGGCAGTGTAGCCACTTTCAGGGCACCTGAAGAAAGCCTGGGGGCCAGAATAGGTGGAGAGACTGGGATTGGTGGAATAAGCGAGCGAGGGGCCCGGGGAAGGAGCAGAGGCAGCCGAGCCACTAGGGCGTTAACCTGCAGGTTATTGGCTCCTGGGGCTGAGCTCTCAACTACACTCTTCTTCCGCTCTCCACGTGCGAGAGGGCCAGCCCCAGTTCGGGCTTCCAGATCCTTAGGAGGCTAAAAGGTAAAGAGAGGAACACAGTAAAGTGTGAAGACTGAATACTGGAGGAAACATAGACACCAGAGGCACAGGAAGTGGAAAAGCATGGGACCCAATAGGAAAAGGATATACTAAACCCCCAGCCCAGGACACCGAAGTCAGGGCCACTGACTTCCTTACCTGGGCCGGTCTCTCCAGCTTCTTGTGGGCTTGTGAACCCTCTGGGTTCTCTACACCATTCTTTGGTTTAGATGACCGTTCCCGAGGTGCATGTTCATCCTCTTCTGCAGAGGTGCCAAAAAGGTAATAGAGTGAAGgtgaggaagaaactgaggaatAGGGGAGTGAGGCAATTCTGATTCACTGACTGGTAGAGACAGGAAATGGGGTGCTAAAGCATGTCTTAGAAGGGTCTCCAGGAAGAGAGGGCAAATCCAAGGTGTCTCTATTCTGTGTGTGGGAGGGTCACTGAAGCTGAAAGTGGGTCAGGGTTGCTGAGACATAAGAGAGGGTCCACCCACCAGCAAGCCCCATGGCCTTAAGCACATGGGCATGTGCAGATCGGGCAGAGATGAGATGCTGCTGTAGCAGGAAGCGGGCGACCTCAACGATGGAACTGAAGGACCGTTTCAGGATCCGCTCTGCCCAGTCACACGTCAGGGCACAGGCTGCCTCCACCAGTTCATCTCGAGGTGCTGGGGTTACTTCTGGGCCCATTTCTGGCTGAAGTGGGGAAGGACATGCCCAATCACTCTCCAAATTAAATAACCCTTGTCCCCTCTCTTGAAGTGACCAAAGACTGTTGACCAAAGCTGAGACCAGACTGGGGACGGGAGTAGCCTCTACCGATCCCACTGCAGAAGCCCACAAGTTCTCTTCATCCTCTGCCTCAGCTGCAGGGTTGGCAGAAGGGAACATCATACCTAGAAGCTACGTACATAATGACTGAGGCTGTTAGCCCTCAAAACATGCCCCAAAGACCTCTGCCTTTTACCTGGGAGAGAAGAGTAGAATTAGAGGGTGATTTGGTACTTACACTCTCAGAACCCTTTAGGTCAAGTCCAGGCAGGGGTGGCATAGACACCAAGGTCTTCCTTCGTATGCCACTGTAGCAATATCTGATGCAAGTTAAAGAGCAGCCAACACATGGCAATCTCCAAACCCCTTGAGCAAGTTAAGCTGTTCCACTCCTGGGTCTCCACATCCTAAGTCTTCCTCCCAGGTCCTCCACCCCCAACCTCTCTAGTCAAGGATACTTGGACTGGCCCCGGCCACCAAGCCTTCGAGCTTTGATGTCAGGGAAGATCTCTCTGATGATCTTGCCAAAGTTGGCTGTGCTGAGTGGGCGGCAACAGGCGAGACTCTCACAGTACTTCCTGAGTGAGAGGGGAGCAGAGTGGGAACATACTCAGAGAAGGAGGCCATGGGTAGGCTCGAAGGGTCCCTAGGGATCAAGTGTGAGGAACCCTTTAAGAAGACAGGCTTTAATCAAGGCAGGAAGCTCTTCATGGGTGAGGGGGTCCTATGCCAACCAATCCACTCACCCCACCACCCACCCTTCCACCCACCGATAGGCATCATAAACACTTTGCTTTGGCAGACAGGTGTCGGTGTGCTCTTCCAGGTGGTTGCGGATCCACCTATAGGCATACATGTACTCCTCATTGCTCAGTGTACTTGGCTCTGAGCTACAGAAACAAAAGGAACAAGCATTACTAAGACCCTAACAGTTGTCCTGGTTCTTCCCAAACTACCACTTCAGTAGTGCTGGACCAAAGTAGTTCACCCAGAATCTACCTTTCCCTGGTAAACCAAGTCAGGGTGGGGACCTTACCTCTTCATCAAGGACAGCAGCTACGAGTCTTCCTATTTACCTCACCCCTTCCCAGTGAACCTTTCTCGAAGAATCAGAACCTCTGCCATCTAAAACTACCATCAAACCTACCTTTTGTCTCCAGTGCTGGGTCCTGAGGGGAGCTGAAGGTAGAGATACAGCTTGTCATTGTCAGAAAATTTCTGTACATCttgctgaggtaggacaaaacagaggcaggagaaataaTAAGGCCAAGAAGGACCCAATGTAGGACCCTCTGATTCCCACCCCAACGTCTAGCTGACTTAGAGGGTGTCAGACTGAAAAAGGACCTTAGAAATTATTtgataaggctgggcgcggtgactcacgcctataatcccagcactttgggaggccaaggcaggcggttcacaaggtcaggagatcgagaccatcctggctaatacagtgaaatcccgtctctactaaaaatacaaaaaaaattagccgggcgtggtgacgggcgcctgtagtcccagctactggggaggctgagacaggagaatggcgtgaacccgggaggtggagcttgcagtgagctgagatcgcaccactgcactccatcctggaccacagagcgagactccgtctcgagaaaaaaaaaaaaattatttgacactAGGTGCTCTGAGGGGCCCTGTAGGCTACCACAGCGAGGAGGGGAGTAGAGGAGATCAGCTCTGAATTCATCTCTGCTGGGCTTCTACACAAGCGCTCACAGAGATCGAGTGAGAGGCACAAAGTCAAACTGGCAGCAAGTTTGCAAAGCCAAGGATCTTCTGACAAGATAGACCCTACCTCTCCCACATCAATGTTTTGTTGATGCCCATCATCCTcacatcctcctccctcagcattTCCATCCCTCTATTGCCCTCTTCCCCAACACACTTACCAGGATTCCCTCTACTTTGTTCTGCACGGCCTTGCTGTGGGGAATAGGAGAAAGCTGGAGGTCACACACGAggttttctccctctctttatcTGACTGCTAAGGAGGGAAAAGGGCTGAAATGCCCAGCACGTGCTCAGGCATTGCTACCATGGCCAAGAATCTCCCTCTGCTCCCATGCCCTTGCTGAGAGGCAGTTCATCTACAGCCAAAGTGAAGTGCTGCAGGGATCTATACTCAGGTCTTGGACAGGATTTGGAGATGTGATCAGTACTTACGAAATGGTACCTCGGAGCCTTTGAAGAAGGGTGGTAGGTTCCCCAGCCTCAGCACCACCTGGAGGGGGCCTTCCCCCAGTCTTGGGGCTCTTAGCATCAGGCTCATCTTCTGCCATCCCGGCATGAGGGCTAGAATTGAGAGGGACCGGCATAAAGATGTAACTCACACTGGCCTTCCCTTCCCATGAAGGCCCCAGGGCACTCCTCATCTCTTTACCCAGAaaggcagagaaacagaaacaaagccTCCGAATTTCCCCAGTGGTCTTTTTCTCACCACTTGCCTTCTccgaaaattagaaattattccaTTACTTCGCCAGAACCATATATACCCAAAGAGATCTTTGCCATCTCCATTCTATCTGCCCCACCTTTTTGAAGTCTCCTAAATCTGGAAAACTGTAAAGGAAGAGATAGGGGGATTGGGAATCCATGTTAGCAAGAAATTTTCATTTCTGCCTCTGACCCCATACTGCCCTCCTCCccctcaaaaacaacaataacagccACAAAACAAAGTTCTCTAATTCTCAAAAATACTCCTCACCATTGCATATGCTTGGGAGGTCAGAAAGGATACGAACATATTCTGCCTTTCTAGGCTTGGAAAAAAAACTGGGCCCAAGTTCTCATTACTTAATCTCTCCACGACTTCCCCCGCTGCTCCCCCTCCCCACGTCGCCGGTCCCTACGTCATCTCCCACAACAGCCCATCCTGAGGCGCgcccccacctccttcccttccccctccatTCAATCCCCGGTTTCTGCAAAGTGGAGGGGGGGTGGGGCGGGGTAGCGGAACTCATGGGCTGGGCGTCAGAAACCCGGCAGGGGAATGGGGTCCCAGATTCCGGGCACGTGCACATGGGTGAAGAAGCTGTTGAAAATACAGCTACAGTCTTTTTCTGCTCTCCTCCCAACTCATCTTGCCCCCTCCCTACCTCTGAACAGTCGCCTTCCAACACAAGCAACAATAAAGgtaagggagaaagagaaactaCCTCGTAGCCACCTCCACTCCGGCCCAGCCCCAAGGTCCTGGCCCAGCCGGCTCGTGcgttgctttattttcctttttctgaatgGTTGTAACAGCCGCGATCTGCCTAGATACACGGGCGGCCTGCTCTGTCATTGGTCACTGCTGCCACCCCGGAGACAGAAGGCGCCGGGCTCGTACCGGCGGCCGCTGAAGTCTGCCTGGTAACAGAATCTGATTGGTCAATAGGGGAGGGAAAATCCAAAATTGGTCTTATTTGAGTCAAGAGGGGGAAGTCCGGGTTGGGTTTCGGTTAAAACTGGGGTCGGTTGGGACTGCAGGTCCCAAGAGATTCTTCTCTTAAAGGGACCGCAGGATAAAAGAACGAGTGCTCGTCTCCCTTTGAAACTGTCTTTTCTTTTGCCCTCCCCTTTTGTGTTTCAGTTTAGTCTACGGTCCTCAGAGCTACCGGAAGAGAAGAATCAATGGAtgataaaataactagaaaatgatGGATAGGAGTGATGGAAGTTCGCTGTAAGCTCCTATAACCCCCCATCCATCACAATCACCACATGCCTAACACAACCTGCAGACACACTCACTCGCAACAGACCTGCAGTCTGGGCTCTTTCCTTCTTGATGGAGGCCGCAAAACCTCAGCAGTTGTACCAcattaaactaaaatgcttttTCCCTGTTAGTGTTTCTTGATTTCCCGTGTGTACTTTCCTTCCAAGGAGTTGCAAATGCATTTGCATCCCCATAGTTCTGCAGTCGGTGAACCCTGGAATTTTGATGGACTCCCACGGGAGTGCTGGATGCCAGAGGAACTTTTTACCCTCAGGGAACATTGTACTGAACAGGTTATGGGTTCTTAACCCTTTTCCTTAAGACGTTTTAAGGTTATGAATCAGATGAAAGCAATGGACCCTCTACCATGAAAAATGCACACACAGACCAAGTTTTGCATCTAATTTCAGAGAGATCATGGACTACAGGTTGAAAGTCTCTTAAATggatatattttgttttgcacaGCGGACATGTTACAACCAAAACTGTATTTGCCATCCTGACATCTAATACGTTCTCCAGGCTCATCATTAATGTGCTTTTGTAAAGAAGACAGCAGTGCTGCCTGAGCTCATCACCATTGCCCTTTACAGCCTGCCTTTCCCTATTACCAGCTTCTATGAGTACTGGGGGAAGCCAGGAGATTGTGGAGTTGGGGGAATAAGGATATATTGGcaagaaggttttcttttttctttctttcttttttatttctttgagacggagtctcactctatcgcccgaactggagtgcagtggcgcgatctcggctcactgcaatctccgtcccccaggttcaagcgattctcctgcctcagcctcccgagtagctagaactacaggtgcctgctaccacgcccagctaatttttttttttttttttttgagatgggagtctcagtctgttgccaagctggagtgcaatggcacagtcttggctcactgcaacttccacctcctgggtacaagcgattctcctgcctcagactcctgggtagctgggattacaggcgcctgccaccacgctgggctaatttttgtatttttagtagaaatgagatttcaccatgttggccaggatggtctcgatctcttgacctcatgatctgcccgtcttggcttcccaaagtgctgggattacaggtgtcagccaccgagcctggctaattttttgcatttttagtacagatggggtttcaccatgttggccaggctggtctcgaactcctgaccagcCAGAGTCAGATTTATTAAGCAACAgaaaagctctcagcaaagagggaGCCCAAAAGAGGGTTGCCAGCTATGAGGCTGagtgggagggtgaggagggcgGCTTATGGAGTGGGAAGGGGAGGAGTGTGCTGACCGGGCCTGCAGGCTATCTTGGAGAAAGCACCACTCAGAAAGAGGTATGATAGTGTAAAGAACCAATTGGAGGCAGAGGTGAAGGCTTGGCTCAACAACTTGGCCTGGAACCAATCAGGGGCTGAAGTGAAAGCTTGGGCCAGGACCTTGGCCTGGAACCAATCAGGGGCTGAAGTGATGATTCACCCTATGTAAATAAAGACTCCCCCTGTGGCCAATCACAGAAAGATAagcatatgtaaaataggtgaaaacTAAGAGACTAAGGTGTgccaaagagagagaaatatgtcCAAAAAGGGAGTGGTATTTGTTCATCTGGGACACTATTACACATTGCCTACTAAGATTGggagtgatttattttttattttttaagacggagtcttgctttgtcacccaggctggagtgcagtggcacaatctccgctcactgcaacctccacctcccgtgttcaagcaatactcctgcttcagcctcccgagtagctgggattacaggctcatgtcaccacacacagctaattttttatatttttggtagagatgggatttcaccatgttggccaggctggtctccaactcctgacctcaagtgatccgcccatctcagcctcccaaagtgagcctcccaaagtgttgggattacaggcgtaagtcaccgtgtctggacttctttttttttttttcaccgctgcactccagcctgagtgacagtaagactctgtctcaaaaataaataaacgaacaaacagctgggcacagtggctcatgcctgtaatctcagcactttgggaggctgtggtgggtggatcacttgaggtcgggagttcaagaccagtctggccaatatggtgaaaccccatctctactaaaaatacaaaaattagctgggctgtggtggcgcgtgcttgtaatcccagctacttgggagggtgaggtggaagaatcacttgaacctgggaggcagaggttgcagtgagcatagatggtgccactgcactccaacctgggcagcagagtaagaccctgtctcaaaaaaaataagtaaaaaataaatacaatacaatacaataataaaaaataatacaaagacgAACTGCAAATTGggagaatatattttgaagacataTAACTGACAAAGGATTATTATCTGGAATTTTTGAAGACTTCCTACAAAAGAAGATAaccacctgggcatggtggctcacttctgtaatcctagcactttgggtggctgagatgggcagatcacttgagatcaggagttcgagaccagcctggccaacatggtgaaactccatctccacttaaaatacaaaaattaacattagctgcgcatagtggtgcacacctgtagtcccagctacttgggaggtttaagtaggagaatcgcttgaactcgggttgcagtgagccaagatagcaccactacactccagcctgggcaacagagtgagactgcctcaaaaaaaaaaaaaaagaaagaaagaaagaaaaaagaaaaaaagaaagaaaaagaaaaaaaagataacaaactAGAAAAATGGATGGGAATTTCACAAAAAAGCAGAAATGGctcataaacatatgaaaagttaTTCCCTATAtgataatcaggaaaatgcaaattttaaaagataccatttcacacccactaaattggcttttcctttttttcttttttttttttttttttgaggcagggtcttgccctgtcacccaggctggagtgcaatggcatgatcatggctcactgcagccttgacctcctgggctcaaacaatcctcccacctcagcgtcctgagtagctgggatcacaggcacgccaccacacgcagctaattttttttgtatttcttgcgTAGACGGAGtgtcaccttgttgcccaggctgatcttgaactcctgagctccagcaatctgcccaccttggcttcccaaactgttgggattacaggtgtgagccacagcaaaAGTTTTAACGTCTGACAATATTGAGGGTTGACATGGTAATGAATCAACAAGAGCTTTCATTCACTGTTGTGGGAGTGTAATTTGGTGTAActgttttggaaaatagtttaatATTACTTGGTGAAGTTGAATAtgtgagtatttcttttttttttttgtttttgtttttgtttttgtttttgttttttttgagacggagtctcgctctgtcgcccaggctggagtgcagtggcgcgatctcggctcactgcaagctccacctcccgggttcacgccattctcccgcctcagcctccgagtagctgggactacaggcgcccgccaccacgcccggctagttttttgtatttttagtagagacggggtttcaccatgttagccaggatggtctcgatctcctgacctcgtgatccacccgcctcggcctcccaaagtgctgggattacaggcttgagccaccgcgcccggccgagtatttcaatttacatttaatatatcgGTAGTTGCTCTCTTAGACATATGCCCAAAAACACAGGCAGTAAAGTTTATAGTCTCACTACTTGCATTAGTAAAAACTGGAAATGATCCAATATCCATAAACCCTAGAATGATAAGTTGTGATATAGTCACTGGATGGAATGTCATAGATCAGTGGAAATTAATGAGCTACAGCCACACATATCCACTGGATGAacttcagaaagttaaaaaaccaaaacacagaagaaaacatacagtgcaatgcaatttataaatatttaatgtcagGCAAAACTGAACAATATATTGTTTATGGGTAAATACATATGTggcaaaaataattaataaaaagcaaTAGAATCATGACCATAAAATTAAGGATAGAAGTTACCTATGATGAGCAAGGGAAAAGAGGTTTGGGAATGGTTGGTTGGCAGTTAGTAACACCTTACATAGCATCTAATTTAATATGCTTGTTTTCCAATGAATGGCCAGTCATTTCAATATATActgccattttcttcttcttataactGTTTCCTTTTGCAGTTTTATCATATGCTTTTATTGTGTACTAACTT
Protein-coding regions in this window:
- the RFX5 gene encoding DNA-binding protein RFX5 isoform X2, translated to MAEDEPDAKSPKTGGRPPPGGAEAGEPTTLLQRLRGTISKAVQNKVEGILQDVQKFSDNDKLYLYLQLPSGPSTGDKSSEPSTLSNEEYMYAYRWIRNHLEEHTDTCLPKQSVYDAYRKYCESLACCRPLSTANFGKIIREIFPDIKARRLGGRGQSKYCYSGIRRKTLVSMPPLPGLDLKGSESPEMGPEVTPAPRDELVEAACALTCDWAERILKRSFSSIVEVARFLLQQHLISARSAHAHVLKAMGLAEEDEHAPRERSSKPKNGVENPEGSQAHKKLERPAQPPKDLEARTGAGPLARGERKKSVVESSAPGANNLQVNALVARLPLLLPRAPRSLIPPIPVSPPILAPRLSSGALKVATLPLSSRAGAPSAAVPIINMILPTVPALPGPGPGPGPGPGRAPPGGLTQPRGTENREVGIGGDPGPHDKGVKRTAEVLVSEASGQDPPAKAAKQDIEDTASDAKRKRGRPRKKSGGSGERNSTPQKSAAAVDSVQSSRLPWETWGLGGEGNSAGGAERPGPMGEAEKGAVLAQGQEDGTVFKGGRGPSSRHTKEAEDKIPLVPSKVSVIRGSRSQKEAFPLAKGEVGTAPQGNKDLKEHVLQNSLSQEHKDPKATPP
- the RFX5 gene encoding DNA-binding protein RFX5 isoform X1, with translation MTEQAARVSRQIAAVTTIQKKENKATHEPAGPGPWGWAGVEVATSPHAGMAEDEPDAKSPKTGGRPPPGGAEAGEPTTLLQRLRGTISKAVQNKVEGILQDVQKFSDNDKLYLYLQLPSGPSTGDKSSEPSTLSNEEYMYAYRWIRNHLEEHTDTCLPKQSVYDAYRKYCESLACCRPLSTANFGKIIREIFPDIKARRLGGRGQSKYCYSGIRRKTLVSMPPLPGLDLKGSESPEMGPEVTPAPRDELVEAACALTCDWAERILKRSFSSIVEVARFLLQQHLISARSAHAHVLKAMGLAEEDEHAPRERSSKPKNGVENPEGSQAHKKLERPAQPPKDLEARTGAGPLARGERKKSVVESSAPGANNLQVNALVARLPLLLPRAPRSLIPPIPVSPPILAPRLSSGALKVATLPLSSRAGAPSAAVPIINMILPTVPALPGPGPGPGPGPGRAPPGGLTQPRGTENREVGIGGDPGPHDKGVKRTAEVLVSEASGQDPPAKAAKQDIEDTASDAKRKRGRPRKKSGGSGERNSTPQKSAAAVDSVQSSRLPWETWGLGGEGNSAGGAERPGPMGEAEKGAVLAQGQEDGTVFKGGRGPSSRHTKEAEDKIPLVPSKVSVIRGSRSQKEAFPLAKGEVGTAPQGNKDLKEHVLQNSLSQEHKDPKATPP